Below is a genomic region from Brassica rapa cultivar Chiifu-401-42 chromosome A08, CAAS_Brap_v3.01, whole genome shotgun sequence.
TTGTTCCCAACCTCAACAGCTCTGCAGCTTTACTGGCTTTTGTCTTCGTCCAGACATGGACTAAGATTCTCAAGAAATCAGGATTTGTCTCGAAACCATTCACAAGACAAGAGAACACAATGATTCAGACATCTGCTGTTGCTTGTTACGGCATCGCGGTCGGAGGTTAAGAACACAACTTTCTTCTCTCTCCTTTTTTCCTGTTCCTTTTCGTTTCCTTGTGAAACAAGCAAATATTTAATGAATGAATTGTAAAACAGTTCCAAACctcttaaaaatataacttttatgaaAAACTTTTGATTTTGGTAAGTCACAACAAAAGGGTTGATATTGCTTTTACTTTGGGgagtgtatataatatataatcaacTTGTAGAATTTTCGATTTAAAGTGTTGTTGAGcaactaatttaaaaattttttattgtgttttttttttcaggtgggTTTGCTTCATATCTTCTGGGGTTAAACCATAAGACATATGTGTTATCTGGTCCAAACATGGAAGGTAACTCTGAGAAGAGTGTGAAAGAACCAGGCCTTGGTTGGATGACTGCTTATCTCTTTGCAGTGTGTTTCATCGGTCTTTTTGTCTTAATCCCTCTCCGTAAGGTTATGATTATTGACCTTAAGCTAACATATCCTAGTGGTCTAGCTACTGCTGTACTCATCAATGGCTTCCACACACAAGGAGATGCACAAGCCAAGTAAGTTagttaaccttttttttttagttaaaacagTAAGTTAGTTAACCTACTTTGCAAGAAATGATTACTTTAAGTTTCCTAATCTTTAAAATGAAATGGATTTGCAGGAAACAAGTGCGTGGCTTCATGAAATACTTCTCATTTAGTTTCTTGTGGGGATTTTTCCAGTGGTTTTTCTCCGGCATAGAAGATTGTGGGTTTGCTCAGTTCCCAACCTTTGGTTTGAAAGCTTGGAAACAAACGTAAGCATCACataatataatacttaaaagACATATTTTCTCGAAATTGAAATTTTGATGGATTTTATGAGATTAATGgctaagtattttttttgtgcAGGTTCTTCTTTGATTTTAGCATGACATTTGTAGGAGCAGGAATGATCTGTTCACATATGGTTAACATTTCTTTGCTTTTAGGAGCTATTCTCTCTTACGGCTTAATGTGGCCTCTTCTTGACAAACTCAAAGGCTCTTGGTTCCCTAATAATCTCGACGAGCACAACATGAAGAGCATATACGGTTACAAAGTCTTCTTATCCGTAGCTCTAATCCTCGGCGATGGTCTCTACACTTTCGTTAAGATCATCTATGTCACCATCATCAGTATCAACGCAAGAGTGAAGAACAAACCTAACGATCTCGATGCCGTGGGAGACaagaaacaacaaaaatttCGCAAGGAAGATGAGAACTTCCTCAGAGATAAAATCCCCATGTGGATAGGGATCTCCGGATATCTTACCTTCGCCGCGGTCTCAACCGTCGTGGTCCCTCTGATATTCCCGCAGCTCAAATGGTATTACGTTATCGTAGCTTACGTTTTCGCACCGTGTCTAGCTTTCTGTAACGCCTATGGAGCTGGACTTACCGACATTAACATGGCTTATAACTACGGTAAGATCGGTCTGTTTGTTCTCGCGGCCGTGACCGGAAGAGAGAACGGAGTCGTGGCCGGACTAGCCGGATGTGGACTGATCAAATCGGTTGTTTCAGTTTCTTGCATCTTGATGCAAGATTTCAAGACGGCTCACTACACGATGACGTCACCTAAGGCTATGTTCGCTAGCCAGATGATAGGAACGGTCGTTGGTTGCATCGTGACGCCGTTAAGTTTCTTCTTGTTCTACAGAGCGTTCGACGTCGGAAACCCTAACGGCGAGTTTAAGGCTCCTTACGCTTTGATATACAGGAACAT
It encodes:
- the LOC103834971 gene encoding metal-nicotianamine transporter YSL1; this translates as MEIEQRKIMNREEVDKEENDNQLSLQEEEQETEEEMSGRTIEPWTKQITVRGVLVSIVIGVVFSVIAQKLNLTTGIVPNLNSSAALLAFVFVQTWTKILKKSGFVSKPFTRQENTMIQTSAVACYGIAVGGGFASYLLGLNHKTYVLSGPNMEGNSEKSVKEPGLGWMTAYLFAVCFIGLFVLIPLRKVMIIDLKLTYPSGLATAVLINGFHTQGDAQAKKQVRGFMKYFSFSFLWGFFQWFFSGIEDCGFAQFPTFGLKAWKQTFFFDFSMTFVGAGMICSHMVNISLLLGAILSYGLMWPLLDKLKGSWFPNNLDEHNMKSIYGYKVFLSVALILGDGLYTFVKIIYVTIISINARVKNKPNDLDAVGDKKQQKFRKEDENFLRDKIPMWIGISGYLTFAAVSTVVVPLIFPQLKWYYVIVAYVFAPCLAFCNAYGAGLTDINMAYNYGKIGLFVLAAVTGRENGVVAGLAGCGLIKSVVSVSCILMQDFKTAHYTMTSPKAMFASQMIGTVVGCIVTPLSFFLFYRAFDVGNPNGEFKAPYALIYRNMAILGVQGFSALPLHCLQMCYGFFGFAVLVSVVRDIAPAKVGRFMPLPTAMAVPFLVGAYFAIDMCVGTLVVFIWEKRNRRKAEVMVPAVASGLICGEGLWTLPAAILALAGVKPPICMKFLAS